The following are from one region of the Myxocyprinus asiaticus isolate MX2 ecotype Aquarium Trade chromosome 2, UBuf_Myxa_2, whole genome shotgun sequence genome:
- the LOC127414633 gene encoding huntingtin-interacting protein K-like, producing MAAEGDVDLDLEAEENCTGKPTEKPRKHDSGAADLEKVTDYAEEKEISSSDLETAMSVIGDRRSREQKAKQEREKELAKVTIKKEDVELIMGEMEIPRALAERSLREHMGNVVEALIALTN from the exons ATGGCGGCAGAGGGAGATGTGGATTTGGATTTAGAGGCTGAAGAAAACTGCACGGGAAAACCCACAGAAAAGCCCCGCAAACATGATAGTGGAGCTGCTGATTTGGAAAAGGTTACCGACTATGCGGAGGAAAAAGAAATATCCAGCTCGGATTTGGAAACG GCCATGTCCGTGATCGGAGACAGAAGGTCCAGAGAACAGAAGGCAAAACAGGAAAG AGAAAAAGAATTGGCCAAAGTAACAATAAAGAAGGAAGATGTGGAGCTCATT ATGGGAGAGATGGAGATTCCCAGAGCATTGGCAGAGCGCAGTCTGAGAGAACACATGGGCAACGTTGTTGAGGCATTGATTGCACTCACCAACTGA
- the mfap1 gene encoding microfibrillar-associated protein 1 — protein sequence MSGPNALNAKQPPIQSTAGAVPIRNEKGEISMEKVKVKRYVSGKRPDYAPMESSDEEEEDFQFVKKGKEAEPEMEMEEEEKSDPRLRRLLNRASEDVEERLARHRQIAEPELIVQSSEDSDEGTWHPEREESSEDEEEEEVDDEEIERRRAMMRQRAQERKNEEMEVMEVEEEGKSGDESESESEYEEYTDSEDETEPRLKPVFIRKKDRVTVAEREAEEQRQKELEAEAKKQAEERRRYTLKIVEEEAKKEFEENKRTLAALDALDTDGENEEEEYEAWKVRELKRIKRDREAREAIEKEKAEIERFHNLTEEERRAELRNNGKVVTNKATKGKYKFLQKYYHRGAFFMDEEQDVFRRDFSAPTLEDHFNKTILPKVMQVKNFGRSGRTKYTHLVDQDTTSFDSAWAQESAQNSKFFKQKAGGVRDVFDRPTVHKRKT from the exons ATGTCTGGACCAAACGCATTAAATGCCAAGCAGCCGCCGATCCAGTCGACGGCAGGAGCCGTGCCCATCCGAAATGAAAAAG GTGAAATTTCTATGGAGAAGGTGAAAGTGAAGCGATATGTTTCGGGTAAGCGTCCAGACTATGCTCCCATGGAGTCCTCGGACGAAGAAGAGGAGGATTTCCAGTTTGTTAAGAAGGGTAAAGAGGCTGAACCGGAGATGGAAATGGAAGAAGAGGAAAAATCAGATCCTCGTCTTCGACGTCTCTTGAATCGAGCATCTGAGGATGTTGAAGAAAG ACTTGCGAGACACCGGCAGATAGCTGAGCCAGAGCTGATCGTTCAAAGCAGTGAGGACTCGGATGAGGGAACCTGGCATCCTGAGCGAGAGGAGAGCAGtgaagatgaagaggaggaggaagttgATGATGAG GAAATTGAGAGGAGACGAGCGATGATGCGGCAAAGAGCACAAGAGAGGAAGAACGAGGAAATGGAGGTcatggaggtggaggaggaggggaAATCTGGTGACGAGTCTGAATCGGAGTCTGAGTACGAGGAATACACAGACAGTGAGGATGAAACTGAGCCTCGGCTAAAACCTGTGTTCATCCGCAA GAAGGACAGAGTAACAGTCGCAGAACGAGAAGCGGAGGAGCAGAGACAGAAAGAACTGGAAGCAGAGGCCAAAAAACAAGCTGAAGAAAGGCGACGCTACACATTGAAGATTGTAGAGGAGGAGGCAAAGAAAGAGTTTGAGGAGAACAAACGTACACTGGCCGCACTTGATGCTCTGGACACAGATGGAGAAAATGAAGAGGAAGAGTATGAGGCCTGGAAAGTCAGAGAACTGAAGCGTATTAAAAGGGACAGAGAAGCCAGAGAAGC AATCGAGAAAGAGAAGGCCGAAATCGAGAGATTTCACAATCTTACTGAGGAAGAACGCAGAGCAGAACTGCGCAACAATGGGAAAGTGGTCACCAACAAAGCAACGAAGGGCAAATACAAATTTCTGCAGAAGTACTACCACAGAGGTGCTTTCTTTATG GATGAGGAGCAAGATGTCTTCAGGAGAGACTTTAGTGCTCCAACTCTTGAGGACCATTTCAACAAAACAATCTTACCCAAAGTCATGCAG GTCAAAAACTTTGGACGATCTGGACGTACAAAATACACACATCTGGTGGATCAGGACACCACTTCATTTGATTCTGCCTGGGCTCAGGAGAGTGCTCAGAACAGCAAGTTCTTCAAACAGAAGGCAGGGGGCGTGAGAGATGTGTTTGATCGTCCAACAGTGCATAAGAGAAAGACATGA